One segment of Carya illinoinensis cultivar Pawnee chromosome 13, C.illinoinensisPawnee_v1, whole genome shotgun sequence DNA contains the following:
- the LOC122291989 gene encoding THO complex subunit 4A, whose translation MSAALDMALDDIIKTNKQSGSGARGRNRASGTGPGPARRFPNRAANRTAPYAPPKAPETTWQHDLYMEENLGRASAIETGTKLYISNLDYGVSNEDIKELFAEVGDLKRYSIHYDRSGRSKGTAEVVFSRRADAVAAVKRYNNVQLDGKPMKLEIVGTNIATPGAPPATNGTFAIPNAMPRGGQGRAGAALGRPRGGGGGRGFGRGRGRGRGRGRDEKLSQEDLDADLEKYHEEAKQNN comes from the exons ATGTCGGCCGCTTTGGACATGGCCCTCGACGACATCATCAAGACCAACAAGCAGTCCGGATCCGGCGCCAGGGGCCGTAACCGAGCCTCCGGTACCGGACCTGGACCCGCTCGCCGCTTCCCCAACCGCGCCGCCAACCGTACGGCTCCTTATGCACCCCCTAAG GCGCCGGAGACGACATGGCAGCACGATTTGTATATGGAAGAGAATTTGGGGCGGGCCTCTGCTATAGAGACCGGGACCAAACTATACATATCCAATCTTGATTATGGTGTTTCGAATGAAGACATTAAG GAACTGTTTGCTGAAGTTGGTGACCTCAAACGTTATTCAATCCATTATGACAGGAGTGGGAGATCAAAG GGAACAGCCGAAGTAGTCTTCTCCAGACGAGCAGATGCTGTTGCTGCTGTCAAGAGATACAACAATGTGCAGCTTGACGGGAAACCAATGAAGTTAGAGATCGTGGGAACAAATATTGCCACACCTGGAGCACCTCCAGCAACTAATGGCACTTTTGCAATTCCAAATGCGATGCCAAGAGG TGGGCAAGGTAGGGCTGGTGCAGCACTTGGACGGCCACGTGGTGGCGGAGGTGGCCGTGGTTTTGGAAGGGGTCGTGGACGTGGACGGGGAAGAGGCCGTGATGAAAAGTTATCTCAAGAAGATCTTGATGCTGATTTGGAGAAGTATCATGAGGAAGCAAAGCAGAATAATTGA